Part of the Salvia hispanica cultivar TCC Black 2014 unplaced genomic scaffold, UniMelb_Shisp_WGS_1.0 HiC_scaffold_829, whole genome shotgun sequence genome is shown below.
TAAATGTGAAGAGACATTTGTTCATTGCGATGTCAAAGCTGCAAATATATTGTTAGATGACAACTTCGAAGCAGTTGTTGCTAACTTCAAATCAGCCAAGATCATGGACCACAACCAGACTCATATTATCACTACCGTGACTGGAACAATTGGTCATATAGCCTCTGAGTACCTTGCCAGTGGTAAGTGTTCAGATAAAACTGATGTGTTCAGTTATGGAGCGTTTCTTCTTGAGCTCATCACCGGACGAAGAATTGTTGATCTTATTCACGTAACCGATGAGAATGACAGGATGTGCGTTGATTGGGTGAGATCTACTTGCCGTTTAAGTTTATGCTATGAATACTAAGAATTTGCAGTTTGTAATTCCTTATTTTCCTCATACATCTAATATCAGGTAAAAATGAATCATGAGGAGAGGAGATGGGAATCAATGGCTGACGATGAAggtggtgatgatgatgagatgGAGGCAGTGGTGAAGAGGGGTTGAGAGTTCCGAAGAGGGGTTTGAAAAGAAGGCCG
Proteins encoded:
- the LOC125200165 gene encoding BRASSINOSTEROID INSENSITIVE 1-associated receptor kinase 1-like; amino-acid sequence: MSCEDESTKLLRMKFLNSDNSRRTSRELLPDDQSGVKFRDKRCESRPPLTWQQRRNIALGAARGLAYLHDKCEETFVHCDVKAANILLDDNFEAVVANFKSAKIMDHNQTHIITTVTGTIGHIASEYLASGKCSDKTDVFSYGAFLLELITGRRIVDLIHVTDENDRMCVDWVKMNHEERRWESMADDEGGDDDEMEAVVKRG